In the genome of Devosia rhizoryzae, the window TGGTCTTCGCGAGAGGTCCCAACTCATGGTGGACAAGGTGACTACTCTGCCCAGGGACAAGGTCGGTAAGATAATCGGCATCCTCGACAACGCTGCTATCCAGCAAACAAGCGCGCAACTGTCCTTGTTGCTTGGTCTGGTGAGTTAGGCGCTTCCCTTCCGGAACAGCCTTGCTATCGTCACGTTCAGGTGATTTGAGGCCACAACCCTCCAACGAAGGCCGATAGCGTCATGGCTTCCGTCATCAAAATCTATGCCCTCTTCCTTGGCTCCGCGCTTCTAATGTTCGGCGGCGGCCTGCAGGGTCTGTTGCTCTCCGTGCGCGGTGCCGAAGAAAACTTTTCCCTGCTGGCGCTGGGCCTTATCGGCACCGGCTGGTCCGTCGGCTTCGTCGCCGGGTCGCTGCTGGTGCCGCAGATCGTGCGCAATGTCGGCCATATCCGCGCCTTTTCGGTGATGGCGGCGATCGGCACGATCACGATCCTCCTCAACCTCCTGTGGATCAACGATATCGGCTGGATTCTTCTCCGCGCGCTGTCCGGCTTCTGCTTTGCGGGTGCGGCGATGATCGTTGAAAGCTGGCTCAACGAGGTCGCCGATAACAAGAGCCGCGGCACGATCTTTTCAGTCTATGTCACCATCAACATGGCCGCTTCGACGCTAGGGCAGATCGCCATGTCGATCACCGGTACCGCCGGCTACATTCCCTTCGTCATCGGCGCCATCAGCTTCATCTGCGCCGTGCTGCCGACCGCTCTTACCTCGAGCCCGCAGCCGAAGCCCCTAAGCAATGCCCGCATCGACGTGCGGCTGCTTTACAAAACCTCGCCCGTCGCCGCCATCGCCGCCTTCTCGGTCGGCATGGCCAATGGCGCCTTCGGCACGCTGGCACCGGTCTATGGCTATGAACGGGGGCTCGACGCCAGCGGCATCGC includes:
- a CDS encoding MFS transporter yields the protein MASVIKIYALFLGSALLMFGGGLQGLLLSVRGAEENFSLLALGLIGTGWSVGFVAGSLLVPQIVRNVGHIRAFSVMAAIGTITILLNLLWINDIGWILLRALSGFCFAGAAMIVESWLNEVADNKSRGTIFSVYVTINMAASTLGQIAMSITGTAGYIPFVIGAISFICAVLPTALTSSPQPKPLSNARIDVRLLYKTSPVAAIAAFSVGMANGAFGTLAPVYGYERGLDASGIALLFAVAAILGAIAQVPFGRLSDRIDRRLVLIGLSSFAALAGALTVIINPEAGWGMYLLFAAYGFAANPIYAVAVAHANDFAKDGDFAKIAGGMLLILGIGLAIGPAVASMFMGAWSPVGLFVVTAVFHAALALAAYLRMRVRRSVDAADRAPFQPMSDRNATPESFVLDPRTDNDTDVSPMHREAAVPEELIETMEPGSDVQDGKV